One segment of Carassius auratus strain Wakin unplaced genomic scaffold, ASM336829v1 scaf_tig00214150, whole genome shotgun sequence DNA contains the following:
- the LOC113091257 gene encoding proteinase-activated receptor 3-like — MRVFVLLLLPLMIEDSLQDSDSRNILPKTYPGNLSNGSQSSNSTFPEPVINVNDVIINHTTGTVSTRIIPSAYILAILIGIPSNVYVLVSLSRRKNLSSCLLYFSLAVSDLLLLLSLTLRVHYHLSNNNWMFGEFACKIVTACFYGNIYCSIHAHMCISLMRYFAVVRPFLYRTMLKIHYAIYTSLSIWIVFAIAMTPEFLVQQSYRVFGQELVTCHDIQSYEEAFNRALIPYRLSLICLGFIAPSLVIAFVYGSIIYHLNRSSYDWKQYMKASTLVFGIFLVCFAPCNALLFAHYVKLYTQEEYDLYYYYRAAVCLCSFHSCLDPFLSYLLTKTSTSRVKFRSLKALFPEKLKLCH; from the exons ATGAGAGTTTTTGTGCTATTGCTGTTACCACTGATGATTGAGGACTCACTCCAAGATTCAG ATTCCAGAAACATTTTACCAAAAACATATCCTGGAAACTTGTCAAACGGCTCACAGTCCTCCAACTCAACCTTCCCGGAGCCTGTGATAAACGTCAACGATGTCATCATCAATCACACCACAGGAACGGTCAGCACTAGGATCATTCCATCTGCGTACATCCTAGCCATCCTCATCGGGATCCCCTCCAATGTCTATGTGCTAGTCTCCCTTAGCAGAAGAAAGAATCTTTCCAGCTGTCTCCTATATTTCAGCCTAGCGGTGTCAGACCTTCTCTTGCTACTTTCTCTCACACTCAGAGTCCACTATCACCTCAGTAACAATAACTGGATGTTTGGAGAGTTCGCCTGCAAGATAGTGACTGCCTGCTTTTATGGGAACATCTACTGCTCGATCCATGCCCACATGTGTATTAGTTTGATGCGCTACTTTGCAGTGGTCCGTCCATTCCTCTACAGGACAATGCTGAAAATACACTACGCAATCTACACCAGCTTATCCATTTGGATTGTTTTTGCAATTGCCATGACACCTGAGTTTCTGGTTCAGCAAAGCTACCGTGTTTTTGGGCAAGAGCTGGTGACGTGTCATGATATCCAGTCCTATGAAGAAGCTTTCAACCGAGCGTTGATTCCATACAGACTGAGTCTGATCTGCCTGGGGTTCATCGCACCATCACTGGTCATCGCCTTTGTTTATGGATCTATCATCTACCATCTAAATCGTTCCAGTTATGACTGGAAACAGTACATGAAGGCCAGCACGCTGGTGTTTGGGATCTTTTTAGTGTGCTTTGCCCCATGTAATGCACTTCTTTTTGCACACTATGTGAAGCTGTACACTCAGGAGGAGTATGACTTGTATTATTACTACAGAGCAGCAGTATGTCTGTGTTCTTTCCACAGCTGTCTGGACCCCTTCCTCTCATATCTCCTCACAAAGACTTCAACTTCCCGAGTCAAGTTTAGATCCTTAAAGGCTTTGTTCCCCgaaaaactaaaattatgtcattaa